A genomic stretch from Cydia amplana chromosome 1, ilCydAmpl1.1, whole genome shotgun sequence includes:
- the LOC134647250 gene encoding glycoprotein 3-alpha-L-fucosyltransferase A: MWARVSRALRRVALLLPLALTALALMLLPRPPPMTPARLHSAPAQSLPLREETHLQNALNDIAESEENAAAADDVSDVAHRPWFMKGGEQRPWQTDAHNARLFPEDAPGEDRMVEQLMYTLPKDEEVPIKKILLANGLGAWGVPSGRTEFLRNKCPVDRCTLSADARDAASADAILFKDHHTPFNVKRPLNQIWILYYLECPYHTASLRPGSTGVFNWTATYRRDSDIVTPYERWVYHDPLITENKMERNYAANKTKKVAWFVSNCHARNRRLQYARQLAKHISVDIYGACGSHHCPRADPNCLEMLDRDYKFYLAFENSNCRDYITEKFFVNGLQHDVLPIVMGARPAEYAAAAPHNSYVHVEEFASPQELAAYLDRLDRDDALYNSYFKWKGTGEFINTFFFCRVCAMLHASERRQRVAQRADVQAWWRDGACTRSEWRAAAAEYSDTQDKG; the protein is encoded by the exons ATGTGGGCGCGAGTGTCGCGGGCGCTGCGGCGCGTGGCGCTTCTGCTGCCGCTGGCGCTGACGGCGCTGGCGCTAATGCTGCTGCCGCGACCGCCGCCCATGACACCTGCTCGCCTGCACTCCGCTCCCGCTCAGTCCTTGCCGCTGCGCGAGGAAACACATCTGCAG AACGCGCTGAATGACATCGCGGAAAGTGAGGAGAACGCCGCGGCTGCTGACGACGTGTCAGACGTGGCGCACCGGCCGTGGTTCATGAAGGGTGGCGAACAGCGCCCGTGGCAGACCGACGCGCACAACGCCAGGCTGTTCCCCGAGGATGCGCCGGGCGAAGACAG GATGGTCGAACAGCTAATGTACACCCTACCAAAAGACGAGGAGGTGCCGATAAAGAAGATCTTGCTCGCGAACGGGCTGGGCGCGTGGGGCGTGCCGAGCGGGCGCACGGAGTTCCTGCGCAACAAGTGCCCGGTGGACCGCTGCACGCTCTCGGCCGACGCTCGCGACGCGGCCTCCGCTGATGCCATCCTCTTCAAGGATCACCACACGCCTTTTAATGTCAAGCGCCCGCTCAACCAG ATCTGGATCCTGTACTACCTGGAGTGTCCGTACCACACGGCGTCGCTGCGGCCGGGCTCCACGGGCGTGTTCAACTGGACGGCCACTTACCGCCGCGACTCCGACATCGTCACGCCCTACGAGCGCTGGGTCTACCACGACCCGCTCATCACCGAGAACAAGATGGAGCGGAACTATGCCGCTAATAAGACTAAAAAG GTGGCGTGGTTCGTGTCGAACTGCCACGCGCGCAACCGGCGGCTGCAGTACGCGCGGCAGCTGGCCAAGCACATCTCCGTGGACATCTACGGCGCGTGCGGCTCGCACCACTGCCCGCGCGCCGACCCCAACTGCCTCGAGATGCTGGACCGAGACTACAAGTTCTACCTCGCCTTCGAGAACTCCAACTGCCGCGATTACATCACTGAAAAGTTCTTTGTCAATGGATTGCA GCACGACGTGTTGCCGATTGTGATGGGCGCCCGACCGGCGGAGTACGCGGCAGCGGCGCCGCACAACTCGTACGTGCACGTCGAAGAGTTCGCGTCGCCGCAGGAGCTCGCCGCCTATCTCGACAGACTCGACAGAGATGACGCCCTCTACAACTCCTATTTCAAGTGGAAG GGCACGGGCGAGTTCATCAACACGTTCTTCTTCTGCCGCGTGTGCGCCATGCTGCACGCGAGCGAGCGGCGGCAGCGCGTGGCGCAGCGCGCCGACGTGCAGGCGTGGTGGCGCGACGGCGCCTGCACGCGCAGCGAgtggcgcgccgccgccgccgagtaCTCGGACACCCAGGACAAGGGCTAG
- the LOC134662187 gene encoding basic proline-rich protein-like, whose product MYGSQGPILLSEENQSRNAPGPAGGEAQLYPEPIHRRSPCPSGPTDGDASRRSRIITDKKPPMSPPVPSGRVGRQENGFYNPPAATTVKLATHPVPSDRVGSSQREFHEVPDDTNIPESTYGPSEPWQPDFDGLIEALGRPYAPPPWVAPDRLSPRGQLDRVCIKAASLAQVGHIPPRPEVWPTAFPRLLGHAPGTAEQSQEEAQPQCHQDEHPVTPQPSAVGERPECSTPDKQDQEGSCDTTPPPTDPRPRASPGAAPQPQQGPSKGPTKQDAALTEAPKSGATVPAPPAPAPASTPAAPDINHATAAAPQLRLIKTPEHAERSGPRRLLGIAPLHARPPDNRRQRQRPQGTGASRKRRRHHQPGTAPLHARPPDSRRQRETAHSSNVAPQPQSH is encoded by the exons ATGTATGGCAGCCAGGGGCCAATATTGTTGTCAGAAG AAAATCAAAGCCGGAACGCGCCCGGCCCCGCCGGAGGGGAAGCCCAGCTGTACCCAGAACCCATCCACCGACGGTCGCCCTGCCCTTCAGGACCGACTGACGGTGACGCGTCGCGCAGGTCCCGCATCATCACGGACAAGAAGCCACCGATGTCCCCCCCCGTCCCTTCGGGGCGGGTGGGTAGACAAGAAAACGGATTTTACAATCCACCCGCAGCCACAACAGTGAAACTCGCGACCCACCCGGTCCCCTCGGATAGGGTGGGTAGTTCGCAACGCGAGTTTCACGAAGTACCCGACGACACCAACATCCCGGAATCCACCTACGGCCCCTCAGAGCCGTGGCAACCTGACTTCGATGGCCTCATCGAAGCCCTCGGACGCCCCTACGCACCACCCCCATGGGTAGCCCCAGACCGACTTTCTCCTCGCGGGCAACTTGATCGTGTTTGTATCAAGGCTGCCAGCTTGGCGCAAGTCGGTCACATACCTCCACGCCCGGAAGTATGGCCAACAGCCTTCCCCAGGCTGTTGGGGCACGCCCCTGGGACAGCGGAGCAGTCCCAGGAAGAAGCCCAACCGCAGTGCCACCAGGACGAGCACCCCGTCACTCCTCAACCTTCGGCAGTTGGGGAGAGGCCGGAGTGCAGCACGCCCGACAAGCAGGACCAGGAAGGGTCCTGTGACACCACCCCGCCACCGACGGACCCGCGACCCCGCGCCAGCCCCGGAGCCGCCCCGCAGCCTCAACAAGGCCCCTCAAAGGGCCCCACCAAGCAAGACGCCGCACTTACAGAGGCCCCCAAGTCGGGAGCTACTGTACCTGCccccccggcccccgcgccggcATCTACACCCGCAGCCCCTGACATCAACCACGCAACCGCCGCAGCCCCGCAGCTGCGCCTAATTAAAACGCCTGAGCACGCCGAACGCTCGGGCCCCCGCCGCCTACTGGGCATCGCGCCGCTCCATGCGCGCCCCCCGGATAACCGCCGGCAGCGCCAGCGCCCACAGGGCACAGGAGCAAGCCGAAAAAGGAGGAGACACCACCAACCGGGCACCGCGCCGCTCCACGCACGCCCTCCGGACAGCCGCCGACAGAGGGAGACAGCCCACAGCAGCAACGTGGCCCCACAGCCACAAAGCCACTGA